In Engraulis encrasicolus isolate BLACKSEA-1 chromosome 15, IST_EnEncr_1.0, whole genome shotgun sequence, the following proteins share a genomic window:
- the lmod2b gene encoding leiomodin-2, giving the protein MSEFGYRRELSKYEDMDEDELLAMLSPEELQELEMELADIEPDSNVPVGLRQRDQTEKTPTGTFSREALMKYWERETQKLLEEERRGASPAQEEAESESEEEECGTESNSDASEDEKDKHEADEKEKTDAGKDDEEEEEEEEDDEEEEEESEEEEPVTEEEEEEEEQQQQKKEPETKQEIVKQNHLEKPNQSFSQTQDLPIRRSPRPPVEDPSSSQASENNPTVVDDVLEKILADDPDTTEVNLNNIDNIKQENLIRFAEALRTNTHVTHFSLANTRADDQVAFAIAKMLRENCHIVRLNIESNFVTGKGVLAMVQALTKNKTLTELRFHNQRHICGGQVEMEMVKLLRENTTLLKLGYQFDLPGPRMSMTGILTRNQDFQRQRRLQEQRQQGGAAASTGGASALNPRTSALQKITPTPSPYGSPKSSPWSSPKMSRNAPPAPPPPPPPPPPPPPPPPPPPCNVAQKKEKEPPTRMIAEVIRRHEELSKNQQQPAVPVKLKSKGKKSKKGAKGASKKKEANILKELKNALRPTGERRPELSRPSTPQRSSHDELMASIRGSNMKTLRRVEVPQRLR; this is encoded by the exons ATGAGTGAGTTCGGCTACCGTCGGGAGCTGAGCAAGTATGAGGACATGGACGAGGACGAGCTGCTGGCCATGTTGAGCCCAGAGGAGCTCCAGGAGCTGGAGATGGAGCTGGCTGACATCGAGCCGGACAGCAATGTTCCTGTGGGCCTGAGGCAGCGGGACCAGACCGAGAAGACGCCCACGGGCACGTTCAGCCGAGAGGCCCTCATGAAGTACtgggagagggagacacagaagcttctagaggaggagaggagaggggcgagccCGGCACAG GAAGAagcagagagcgagagtgaagaggaggaatGTGGAACAGAGAGCAACAGTGACGCCTCTGAGGATGAGAAAGACAAGCACGAAgcagatgaaaaagaaaaaactgaTGCTGGAAAAGatgacgaggaagaggaagaagaagaggaggacgacgaagaagaggaagaggagagtgaagaagagGAACCTGtgacggaagaggaggaggaggaagaagaacaacaacaacaaaagaaagaaCCAGAAACAAAACAGGAGATTGTGAAACAAAACCACCTGGAAAAGCCAAACCAAAGCTTCAGTCAAACTCAAGATCTCCCCATCAGAAGAAGCCCACGCCCCCCAGTGGAAGACCCATCCTCCAGTCAGGCCTCAGAAAACAACCCTACAGTAGTGGACGATGTCTTGGAGAAGATCCTCGCCGATGACCCCGACACCACCGAGGTCAACCTCAACAACATCGACAACATCAAGCAGGAGAACCTCATCCGTTTCGCAGAGGCTCTGCGTACCAACACGCATGTGACCCACTTCAGCCTTGCCAACACTCGGGCTGACGACCAAGTGGCCTTTGCCATAGCCAAGATGCTGAGGGAGAACTGCCACATCGTCCGCCTAAACATCGAGTCCAACTTTGTTACGGGTAAAGGTGTGCTGGCCATGGTCCaggccctgactaaaaacaaaaccCTCACCGAGCTGCGGTTCCACAACCAGCGGCACATCTGCGGCGGGCAGGTGGAAATGGAGATGGTGAAGTTGCTCCGGGAGAACACCACCTTGTTGAAGCTGGGCTACCAGTTTGACCTGCCAGGCCCCAGGATGAGCATGACTGGCATCCTCACCCGCAACCAGGACTTCCAGAGACAGAGGAGGCTTCAGGAGCAGAGGCAGCAAGGTGGGGCAGCGGCGTCGACAGGAGGGGCTAGCGCTCTCAACCCTCGCACCAGTGCCCTGCAGAAGATCACCCCAACACCGTCTCCTTATGGATCCCCCAAGAGCTCTCCGTGGTCGTCCCCGAAGATGTCTCGCAATGCtccccctgcacctcctccacccccaccgccacctcccccacctcctcccccacccccacctccaccttgcAATGTGGcgcagaagaaagagaaggaaccTCCGACCAGAATGATTGCAGAAGTGATCCGACGACATGAGGAGCTCAGCAAGAATCAGCAGCAACCAGCAGTGCCCGTGAAGTTGAAGAGCAAGGGTAAGAAGAGCAAGAAAGGGGCCAAAGGGGCATCAAAAAAGAAGGAGGCTAACATCCTCAAAGAACTGAAAAATGCCCTGAGGCCCACTGGCGAGAGGAGGCCTGAGCTATCCAGGCCGTCCACCCCCCAGAGGTCGAGTCATGACGAGCTAATGGCGTCCATTCGTGGAAGCAACATGAAGACCCTCAGGAGG GTGGAGGTGCCTCAGCGTCTTCGATAA